The genomic region GCGAAGGCCTCGCGGACGTGCTGCAGGGCGCCGACACTGTAGTCGACGTGTCGAACTCGCCCTCGTTTGAAGATGCAGCTGTGCTGAACTTCTTCACTACGTCCACCCGCAACCAGCTCGCCGCGGAGAAGGAAGCCGGTGTCGGCCACCACGTCGCACTGTCGGTCGTCGGCACCGAGCGTTTGGCCGAGAGCGGCTACTTCCGGGCGAAAATCGCCCAGGAGAAGCTCATCAAGGAATCAGGTGTCCCGTACTCCATTGTCCATGCGACGCAGTTTTTCGAGTTCGTCAAGAGCATCGCACAGGCCGCGACCGACGGAAACACCGTTCGTCTGTCACCCGCGCTGATTCAGCCCATGGCCGCTGAGGACGTAGCCACCGCTGTTGCCCGCACCGCCGTCGGAAGTCCACAAAATGCCACCATCGAGGTCGCCGGCCCCGAGCAATTCGGTCTCGACGAGCTCATCCGCAAGCGCCTCAGCTTCCAAGGCGACCCCCGCGAGGTCGTCACCGACCCCAACGCACGCTACTTCAACGCCCTGCTCCAGGATCGCGAACTGCTCCCCGGCAACGAAGCGACCATTTATAACACCCGCTTCGAAGAATGGCTGAACCAGCAGTAGCCGGACAGCGCGGGGTGCCCTTCACAGAGGACGTTGAAGGGCACCCCGCTCCCCAGCTTTTTCGATAGAAGGCAATACTTTCTGAAAGCAGACCGCCATGGGCAATCACATTCGCTTGAACCAAGCCGTACCAGCGGCATACAAGACCTTGCTGCTCCTTAACGACGAATCCTCTACCGCGGCCGGTGTAGCAGGCCTGGAACCCCTCCTCATCGAGCTCGTCAAGATTCGCTGCTCCCAAATCAACGGCTGCGCGTTCTGCCTGAGGATGCACATCCGCGACGCCATCTCCCACGGCGAAACCCAGGACCGCCTCGCCATCCTGCCCGCCTGGCGGGATACCGGGTACTTCACCCCAGAAGAGAGACATGCCCTCGCCATCGCAGAGAGCACAACCCTGATCTCCGACCGGCTGACCCTGCCCCAAGACGAAGTGGCAGCACTCAACGACGACCAGATAGCCGCAGTGGAATGGGTGGCAATCACAATCAACGCGTTCAACCGGGTGGCAATCTCCAGCCACTACGACGTCCGCAACTGAACTCGGGCATCCAGCGGTACGCTCGGGGAGTCGTCAGGATAAACGCTGAGGCTGGCCCAGGCGTACGTGCGGGCACTTCGGGCAGACGACCGTCCCGGGCAGATCATCAACGTCGCCTCCACCGGCGGATTCAAGCCCAACATCGACTTCGAGGCCTACGACGCCTC from Arthrobacter globiformis harbors:
- a CDS encoding carboxymuconolactone decarboxylase family protein translates to MGNHIRLNQAVPAAYKTLLLLNDESSTAAGVAGLEPLLIELVKIRCSQINGCAFCLRMHIRDAISHGETQDRLAILPAWRDTGYFTPEERHALAIAESTTLISDRLTLPQDEVAALNDDQIAAVEWVAITINAFNRVAISSHYDVRN
- a CDS encoding SDR family oxidoreductase, yielding MKIVVIGGTGLIGSKLVNKLGEHGHEAVAASPDSGVNTLTGEGLADVLQGADTVVDVSNSPSFEDAAVLNFFTTSTRNQLAAEKEAGVGHHVALSVVGTERLAESGYFRAKIAQEKLIKESGVPYSIVHATQFFEFVKSIAQAATDGNTVRLSPALIQPMAAEDVATAVARTAVGSPQNATIEVAGPEQFGLDELIRKRLSFQGDPREVVTDPNARYFNALLQDRELLPGNEATIYNTRFEEWLNQQ